The nucleotide window GAACAAGGAGTTTTGGGTGATGGTTTTACTCTTCCTATGGTTATAAAGGCTTTCGGATTTATGGGTAGGTCAGATTTGTGTAAAATAGTTCATTGTCAAGCCTTTGGGATGGGTTTTAAGGATCAGGTCCATGTTGCAAATGAATTGATTGGAATGTATgcaaaaattgaagaaacaagAGATGCACGCAATGTGTTTGAGAGAATGAGTGTTAAGAGCCATATTTCATGGAATATGATGGTCTCGTGCTATGCACAGAATAACGACCGTGATGGTGCTTATGAGATTTTTAAACGGATGGAGCATGAAGGGTTGAGACCAAATACAGTGACATGGACATCACTGTTGTCAAGTCACTCTCGCTGTAGGCGTCATGAAGAGACTATGGAGTTGTTTAATTCAATGATGAGGAGTGGAGTCAATGCTAGTGGCGAAGTACTTGCCGTGGTATTATCTGTTTGTGCTGGTTTGGGAGTTTTTGACAAGGGTAGAATGATTCATGGGTATGTTGTAAAGGGCGGATTTGAGAATTACTTGTTTGTGAAAAATGCTTTGATTTCTATGTATGGGAATCATAGTGACGTGCAAGGGGCACGGAACTTGTTTATGGAAATGGAAACCAAGAACGTCGAGAGTTGGAATTCTTTAATAACCTCATATGCTAAATCTGGTTTCTGTGACGAGGCCTTTCAATTATTTTCACAGATTGAGCAGTCAGatcattgtccaaaattgaGACCCAATGTAGTAAGTTGGAGTGCTATAATTAAAGGATTTGCTTTGAAAGGCCAAGCAAATGAGTCTCTTGAAATTTTTCGGCAAATGCAGCTTGCAAACATAAAAGCCAATTCAGTGACAATTGCTATTGTTCTATCAGCTTCTGCAGAGTCAGCAGTTCTCAAGCTTGGTAGGGAAATTCATGGCTATGTAATTAGAGCCTTGATGGATGATAACATTCTTGTAGAAAATGGCTTAATCAATATGTATACGAAGTGCGGATTTTTGAGGGAAGGACATTTGATATTTCAAAATATTGACAAGAAAGATATATTGTCCTGGAATTCAATGATAACAGGGTATGGAACGCATGGGCTTGGTGAAAGAGCTTTAACAATTTTTGATCAAATGATAAAATGTGGATTAAAGCCCGATGGGGTGACCTTTATTGCTGTTCTTTCTGCTTGTAGTCATGCTGGGCTTGTTGTTGAGGGCCGTCAGCTTTTTGATGATATGAATAGCCAATATAAGATTGAACCCCAGATGGAGCATTATTCTTGCATGGTTGATTTACTTGGCCGGGCAGGATTATTGCAAGAAGCAAACGAAATGGTCAGGaacatgccaatggaacccAATGCCTATGTCTTGGGAGCTCTTTTGAACTCTTATAGAATGCATGAAAATCCTGAAATTGTTGAAGAAACTGCATCACACATCCTTGGCATTGATTCAGAGTCAACTGGGAGTTACATGCTTCTTTCAAACATATATGCTGAAAGTGGGAGATGGGATGAATCAGCTAAGGTTAGGATTTCTGCGAGGACAAAGGGTCTAAAGAAAAACCCTGGGCAGAGTTGGATTGAGGTTAAGAATAAGGTTTACATATTCTCAGCAGGAATGAATATGTTGTCTGGCTTGGAGGGAGTTTATGGAGTTCTTGAGGAATTGGCTCTGCAAATGGAATCCGAAGGTTATATTCATAAAAACAGCAACATTTTGCAAAATGATGTCGGGGAAGATACTGAACTAGAACAATGACTCCTTTCTTGGGCATCCAGATATAAGATATCCCTTGCTCTCGGCAGAATTCTTGTTAAATTTTCTTGCAAAGGTATGTCGATTTGTAGATGTACCCTGTTTTCATATCTATACATAACTTAAAAAACGAAGAGTGAGAGAAGGTAATACTTTGTTTAGCGTGCCACATCAGATTTCTGTGAACGACATAAAATAGCCACATGGAATTTCTTAAATGTAATTGACTTTAAATTACATAAAGTTCAATTAAAACTCGACTATTACTTGAGTTTTTGAAGAGTCTGTGAGATGTTGAAGAGTCGCCCCCTTCAGATAAGTGTATGCACCAGAGAGATTCATGTACTTTCTTGGGCTATTACTAGAGTTTTTGAAGAAACTGTGAATTTTTAAAGAGTCGCTTGCTTGGAGAGATTCATGTATTTGCTTTGTTTAGGCTCATTTGTAATCTTTGAGAAATGAGACATTTAAATTTTTGTGTTGATGGATCTGGTACTCTTGGTGTTCAGGTGCAAAGATCTACATGCTAAGCTTTGGGGTTTTTGGAATTCCAATAGCATTGATTTATATCTCCATCGCAGGTAGCTTCACGTGGGATCTCTTTGTTCTGAACCATATTCTTCTGGGGCTTGTGTTTGGGCAACTAACTGATCAAAATTTCTAATTTCACGAAAAAAATAAACTTGATGACAGAATGCTGCAGAACGGAAAATCGATGCCAAATCTGGACCAACAGAGCACAAAGCTGCTAAATCTCACAGTTCTCCAGCGAATCGATCCTTTCATAGAGGAGATTATCATTACCGCCTCTCATGTTACCTTCTATAAGTTCAATAGTGAGCTCAGCCAATGGTTTggtccctcctctctctctctctctctctctctctcactcactcaTTTGCTCTCTCCGATTGGTTTTGGCTCATCTGCAAAGTCACAAGGATGTCGAAGGATACCTTTTCATCGTTCAGAGGTAAGATTGTAGATGTTTATGTGCTTCTGTTAGTGTATttctatttgtttatttttagttgattgattttgattggaTGACGCGTAATGGATTGCATATATATTTTGGCATGTTGCTGATGAATTCTTGGTGCAATCTCGGGCATGCACAACCTCGATTTCAGTTTATTGTGATGAACCGGGGTAATTCAGGTTCCTCCTTTACTCAACTGATGTGTTCGTTTTGAATTGTGTTATATAATTTCAGTTCCAGTATTACCTTTAATTTTCAGTTGTTGTATTCATTGAATTTTTAATGCTAATTGAGAAAAAAAGGCAGTGCACTGGCTTTAGGAGGACTCTGGCATTAATTGAATTTGTTGGACTAAGGAACTTTCTTATGTTTGTGAAATCGGATGATTTGGCGGAAAATATGCTGGAAGATTTTGAGGATGATATCCAGGTTCCATATCTTTTATACCGTAATGTATCTCAAGAAGTTAATGGCATTTGGTTCTACAATGCACAAGAATGTGAAGAGGTTGCAAATCATTTCAGCAGGTACCACTTTCTCATTATGCTAAACAACAAATAAATGTCTGTGACCAATATCCTTGAAGTTTAGAGAATGAACCATATACTGGTAAattttataaatacatataatttTGGTAAAGGTAACTATGGGGGATTATCCCTTTAAATAAGGAGTTTAATGTTCTATTTTTTGCGtgtttggtggttttttttttttttgcttatcaCCTTATGCGAAGAACATAGGCAGACCAAGAgattgcaagaaaaaaaaattcacaaaaatcgCGAAGTGACATTCAGGTCCAAGAAATTTAGACTCCATGTGTTCATCATCGACGAAACCAAAGTTGTTACCACCTGTTCTGTATATGAATTAATCTGCCAAGTCCACCGATGTGGAGGATCGCCAGAGACTGAAGTAGGAGAGGAGGCCTTGGTGTCTCCACGCTCCATAGGTGGAGTCGGCAATCATATCAGCATTCAGTTAGTTGGTAACACTATTAGATTATTAGATTTGAAATTTAGAAATGAATTGTTACTTGAATTTGGTGTAGATTTTTACTGGAAGAATGAGCACCGCCTGATGTGCACCTCGGAGGTCTGTACTGATATGAGAAAACTTAAAGTATTTAGACAGCGATTGGGGATTCAATCGTCTggtaaaattatttaaaaaaaaactggatTCACTTCATTTGACCTTATGTTTTGTTCGGATCTTCAAACACCGTCTTTTCTAATTGTTTTGTATATGTTTTATAAGCAATGAGTTCCTAACTTGACTAGATTATGTCCCAGGAATAAGTTTTATGCCGTTGAGCCTTCCGAGGTATCgaaattttgttaatttcatATTGTCTTTTACAATGCAGGCTTGCTCTTGATTTAGCCAATCATCTAGAAAGTTTCAAGAATTAGGGTCAAGCTTTAAATCCTCAATATATTAGCTTCAATTTAAGGAGATTGAGGGCTCTGAGGAAATTATTTGAAGCTGAGGTTGTCCTACTTGCAATGGGCTTCCTTGGCCCCAAGTCGGTTAGTTCCCAGAGTTTCCTTGTTTGTAATTTCAACAAAGATGTTGAATTCTTGAAGTTATCCTGAATAACACAAACATTTATTAGCTCTTGATTAATGTGAAAGTGATGGCCTGATAGGTTACTAAATTTGtcaattgaattcaaatttTCGCTATGTTTCTGTAATTTAACTTTTGAATCTGGtcaattttcttttagaaatatGGTTAGCTATCTATTGTTTCAAGACATGAAATGAAGACCTTTGGTGATGATTATCTGACTTCTTGCTGTGTTTTTGGTGAATTAGCTCCTATTGCTGAATTCTGCTGCAAAACACCTTGCTGGAGGATTTTGTCTTACCTTTTGAATTTAGCCTTTCCATCAATGGAGCATCAATATTATGACAGTATTTTAACTATTTCTTCCTACTTTTGCTCACTTGATTAGAGTGACACTGGATAAAGGAGAAGAGGTTAGTTGGGTATTATGATGAAATAAACCTCTAAGTACAGATTCATGGTTTACTGTCTCATGcgattcttctcttctttcaatGCAAATTCGTCAAATTAAGTTTTTGGATGTAATCCTTTTGTACATTAACTCCAAAATGAAAATTGTTTGTGttattaacattttttaaatattatttcgCTATGCAGATATCGTATTGAACAAAAGCTTCCCAGAAGAATGTTGCAGCTTCAAAATGGGGTTGATATTAATCGATCTGAAAGGGCAATTAGCAAAGACGAGGGCAGCAATACAGATGAAGACTGTGAAACTTGAGGGGGTTTAGACTTGAGAGAACATCAACGCTCCTTACTTCTCCACATATAATTGGGGTTTTGCAAATTATTAATCTTAGTAATTTATGTGATGTTAAGATTGCGTCTCCGTTTCTATAGCATGGGATTCTATAGAATAATGTGTTAATATGAAGAAGTTGCAGCTGACACCCCCCTCTTACCATGACTAAAGAGAATTGGCATCGGTAGATAGCAATACTAACAATAGGCTTATGAAATTACTTTATGGGCAAGATTGTCAagaattcaaattttttttcaggATAATGAATTCATCTGACCATAAGGATATACTGCTTTGAGGGAGTTCACTTCAATATCAGGTGGTATAGGAGTTTTGTATATTGCATATTCTGCAAAActtctctttaaattttgatagAGTATAAACAGCAATACTCAAGCACTCACACAGGAAATGGACAGATTGAGAAAATATAAGAGAGTTTATATTGAAGATTAAGG belongs to Tripterygium wilfordii isolate XIE 37 chromosome 2, ASM1340144v1, whole genome shotgun sequence and includes:
- the LOC120012577 gene encoding putative pentatricopeptide repeat-containing protein At1g17630, translated to MPPPLHGQCGRRSPPPINLGHSNSIARHHHHQTRFISHQPSNTNHEILDFFDQLLPQCSSAHHCKQIHSQIVVTGAHRFGFLLARILPVYSRFGLIGYAQRVFNTSPIECLSNILLWNSILRANLSNGYYVEAINIYVRMREQGVLGDGFTLPMVIKAFGFMGRSDLCKIVHCQAFGMGFKDQVHVANELIGMYAKIEETRDARNVFERMSVKSHISWNMMVSCYAQNNDRDGAYEIFKRMEHEGLRPNTVTWTSLLSSHSRCRRHEETMELFNSMMRSGVNASGEVLAVVLSVCAGLGVFDKGRMIHGYVVKGGFENYLFVKNALISMYGNHSDVQGARNLFMEMETKNVESWNSLITSYAKSGFCDEAFQLFSQIEQSDHCPKLRPNVVSWSAIIKGFALKGQANESLEIFRQMQLANIKANSVTIAIVLSASAESAVLKLGREIHGYVIRALMDDNILVENGLINMYTKCGFLREGHLIFQNIDKKDILSWNSMITGYGTHGLGERALTIFDQMIKCGLKPDGVTFIAVLSACSHAGLVVEGRQLFDDMNSQYKIEPQMEHYSCMVDLLGRAGLLQEANEMVRNMPMEPNAYVLGALLNSYRMHENPEIVEETASHILGIDSESTGSYMLLSNIYAESGRWDESAKVRISARTKGLKKNPGQSWIEVKNKVYIFSAGMNMLSGLEGVYGVLEELALQMESEGYIHKNSNILQNDVGEDTELEQ